CGTTGCATCCAGTGGCGATCGAACTGCTCCGAGAAGTCGGCCCGATGGCGGTCTCGAGCGCCAACGTCTCCGGTCAGCCGCCCGCCACCACCGTCGGCGCCGCGCAGGAAATGCTCGGCGACCTGGTGTCGGTGTATCTCGACGGTGGGCCCGCGGCGAAGGCCGTCGCGTCGACGATCGTCGACCTGAGCGGAGTCACCCCGCGCATTCTCCGGGAAGGCGCGATCAGCGCCGAGGAGATCGGCGAGGTCCTCGACATGGATCCCGACGAGCTGAGGACGCGTCCGTGACCGGGCCGCTCGACGCCGTCGACCCACAGATCAGTGAGCTGATCAGCCGCGAGGCCGCACGCCGTGCGGGCAGCCTGCAGATGCTCGCCGCCGAGACGATCGCGACACCCGCGGTCCGCGCCGCAATGGGTTCGGTGCTCGCTGACAAGTACGCCGAGGGGTACCCCGGCCGCCGCTATCACGGCGGCTCCGACGTCGTCGACGACGTGGAACGACTCGCCGTCGACCGCGCGCACACGCTGTTCGGCGCGGACTACGTGAACGTTCAGCCGCTGTCGTGGGCGCTGGCCAACTTCGCCGTCTACGCGGCGTTCGCACAGCCGGGCGATCAGGTCATGTCCCTGAGCCTCCGCCACGGCGGACACCAGTCGCACGGATCGCGGGCGAATCTGTCCGGCCGTTGGTTCAGCGTGGTGAACTACGAGGTCCGGCACGACACGGAACAGGTCGACTACGACCGCATCCGCGACATGGCGCTCATCCACCGGCCACGCATCCTGCTCGCCGGCGGTACCGCCTACTCGCGGACCTGGGACTACGCAGCGATGCGGACCATCGCCGACGAGGCCGGTTGTGTGCTCTGGGTGGACGGCGCGCACGTCATGGGCTTGGCGGCAGGCGGAGTGATCGAGTCTCCCGTCCCGTACGCCGACGTCGTCTCCGTCGCGACCAACAAGGTGATGCGCGGACCGCGCGGTGGACTGCTCCTCGCCCGCGGAGAGCACGCCGAGGCGCTGTCTCGGGCGGTATACCCGTTCTTGCAGGGCGCGCCCGCGATGCATTCGATCGCGGCCAAAGCGGTTGCGTTCGGAGAATCCTCCACCGAGACGTACAGGCAGTACGCGCGAGACGTCGCCGCTCTGGCATCCGCCCTCGCGGATGACTTCACCGCTCGCGGACTGCAGGTGGTCAGCGGCGGAACAGACACGCACATCGGAATCGTCGACGTGACTCCGCTCGGTGTCACCGGACGTGAAGCGACGCGACGCCTGGCTGCCTCGGGCATCGTCGTCGACAAGGCGATCACGCCCTTCGACCGTGCAGCGGTCTCCGAGGGCTCGGCGATCCGTTATGGAACAGCCGCCGTCACCGCCGGTGGGATCACGCCGGCCGATGCTCCCGCGATCGCAGATCTCATGATGATCGCGATGACGTCCGACGACGCCGCCGTGCACGCCGACGTGGCCGCCTCGGTCGCCCGCCTCGGAGCGTCCGAATGAACCTGCTGGCCCTCGACGCCGGGACCGGGGGAGCGGGTGTTCCGTTACGCGAGCTCGCGCTCGTCGGTCTCACGGCGGCAGGCGTCACCTACCTTCTGACCTCTCTCGTCCGTGTGTTCGCGGTCAAAGCCGGCGCTGTCGCCGTCCCTCGTGAACGCGACGTGCACGTGATCCCGACTCCTCGCCTAGGCGGAGTCGGCATGTACTTCGGCGTTGTCTGCGCCATCGGTCTCGCCGCCCAGTTGCCGGCCCTGAACAGGGGATTCGCGTACACCCACGACATGCTGGCCGTCATCACGGCAGGACTGGTGATCGTGCTGGTCGGCGTCATCGACGACAGGTGGGGGCTCGACGCCCTCACCAAGTTCGTCGGTCAGCTGACCGCTGCCGGTGTCCTGGTCATCATGGGTGTCAGCTGGTATCTCCTGTACGTGCCGTTCGGCGACATCGGCACGGTGGTCCTCGACCCCCTGCAGGCCGGGCTGTTGACGGTCGCGATTACTGTCACGACGATCAACGCGATGAACTTCATCGACGGGCTCGACGGTCTGGCAGCCGGACTCGGCCTGATCGCGGCCGCCGCGATCTGCCTCTTCTCGCTCGGACTGCTGCACGACCAGGGCGGAGATGTGAGCTACTACCCGCCGGCCCTCATCACGACCGCGCTCGCCGGAGCGTGCCTCGGCTTCCTGCCGCACAACTTCTCGCCCGCACGTATCTTCATGGGCGACTCGGGCGCCATGCTGATCGGCCTGATGCTCGGGGCTGCGTCGACCAGCGCCTCGGGTCGCGTCGCCCGCAGCGCGTACGGACCCGCCGACATGTTCACGCTGCTCTCCCCGCTGATCTTGATCGCGGCAGTGATGTTCATCCCGCTGCTCGACATGGTCATGGCAGTCATCCGGCGCACGCGTTCGGGTGTCGGTTTCTACACGCCGGACAAGATGCATTTGCATCACCGTCTTCTGGAGATCGGCCACACTCAGCGCCGAGTCGCACTGGTCATCTACCTGTGGGTCGGTCTGCTGGCGTTCGCCGTCGCGGCGTCCACACTCGTCTCGCCCGCCGTGGTCGGCCCCGTGTTCGTCGTCGGAGTGGTGCTTGCGCTGATTGCGACCTTCGCACCGCGTCTACACCGCCGGTTCGCTAGATAGCTGTATGCCTCGATAGCCTGGTGGGCGTGTCTGTGAATGATGAGAACCCGCCTACCGACGACTCCGCACCGGACGAACAAGCTGTGAAGCACGAATGGGACGATCCGGCCGCACCGCTGTGGAACGGTTTGAAGTACGGCGTCACCGGACTCGGCGTGCTGCTGGTAGCCGGCCTTCTGCTCTTCTGGCCATGGAAGGGCACACCTGGACTGTGGGGCGTGCTGATCGGCGCGGGGATCGGCGGAACGTTCATTCTGATCACCGTCATCACGATCCTACTGACCCGCACGGCACCGCCGACTGTTGTGATGGGCGCGCTGATGGGGTCGTATCTGGTCAAGGTGGTGGCGGCGATCGTGGTGACCGCTCTCATCAAGGACATGGACTTCTACCACAAGGGCGCGCTCGCGACGACGCTGATCGGCGCGATCATCGCCGTTCTCGGCGCTGAGCTGTGGGGTGTGATGTCGACCCGACAGACATATACAGACTCCAACGGCACTACTGCCCAGTAGGTGTGACCACCCTCACTGTGGCTACCCTGAGCAGCTACTACACTCGATAGTAGGACGACGAACCGCTACACGGCTCGTCCCTGATTCGCCGCCGAAGGTCAAGACTTGCTAATCTGCTGCACGCAGGCAGATTCAGGTGACGTGCGCCGTGTAGCGATGTCCGAATCGCCAAATGACAGTAGGACCCCCGCAGACCGTGAGGTCGGTGGGCCCGAGAACGGGAGAGAACGCTGAGCGCCACCCTCATTGCCGGAGAGTTCCACACACCGAGTCTTAACGACTTCTTCCCGGAGATGCTCTTCGGCGGCAACACCGCGCAGGACGCGGAGTGGTGGGGCATGGATCGCCTCATGCTCATCCGCGTAGTGGTGTCCGTTGCTGTGGCACTCGGGTTCCTCATCGCGATGCGCAGCCCGAAAATCATTCCGACTGGCGCCCAGAACGTCGCGGAGAGCTTCCTCGACTGGGTCCGGACGAACATCGCCGAAGAGATTCTGGGCAAGGAGAACGGGCGCAAGTTCCTCCCGATCATCGCCTCGATCTTCTTCGCGACGATCTTTCTCAACCTGACGTCGATCATCCCATTCATGAACATCTCGTCGAACGCGCGTGTCGGTATGCCGCTGGTGATGGCTCTCGTCGCCTACATCACCTATTGCTGGGTCGGTATCGCCAAGTTCGGGTTCTTCGGATTCATCAAGTCGTCGATCGTGCTTCCGGGTGTCCCGCTGCCGATCCACTTCCTCCTGGTGCCGATCGAATTCCTGTCGACCTTCATCCTGCGTCCGTTTACGTTGACGATTCGACTCATGGCCAACATGCTCGCCGGCCACATCATGCTCGCGCTGTTCTTCGCCGCGACCCAGTACTTCATCATCGACCAGAGCGGCATCTGGACGCTCGCCGGTATCGGCGGTCTGATCGCCGCGATCGGCTTCACCTTCTTTGAGCTTCTGGTCATCGCCCTGCAGGCGTACATCTTCGCCCTGCTCACAGCCGTGTACATCGATCAGTCAATCCACGCGGACTCGCACTGACGTTCGACTGTAAGACCAACTGAATCATCGGGTCCGAGACCGCCTCGAATCCGTCACGAACTGACTCACTCGCCCGACCGGGCGGGGAGCCATTAAGAAAGGGAATCGCAAGATGAGCATCGCCCAGACTCTGGCTGCAGACTCGACCATCACCGGTGCGGGCTTCGGCGCGATCGGTTACGGCCTCGCAGCCATCGGCCCCGGCATCGGTGTTGGCATCGTCGCCGGTAAGGCAATCGAGGGCATCGCACGCCAGCCCGAGCTCGCCGGCCAGATCCGCACCACAATGTTCCTCGGTATCGCACTCTCTGAAGCACTGGCGCTGATCGGTATCGTCGCTGGCTTCATCTTCGGATAGAGGTCTGACACATGATCACCACCAGCATGATCCTCGCGAACGAGGGTGAGACGGCGGATGCGCCTAATCCGCTGCTCCCGCTGTGGTTCGACATCACCTGGTCGCTGGTCGCCTTCGCTGTCGTCCTCTTCGTCTTCTGGAAGTTCGTCATTCCGAAGTACCGCCAGGTGCTGGACGAGCGTCGCGACACGATCGAAGGCGGCATCGAGCGCGCTGAGGCTGCACAGGCCGAAGCCGCCGCGTCGCTGAAGGCGTACCGCGAGCAGCTCGCAGGCGCTCGTGAAGAGGCAGCCGGAATCCGCGAAGAAGCCCGCAACCAGGGCACCCAGATCATCGCGGATCTGAAGGCTCAGGCGACTGCCGAGAGTGACCGGATCATCGCCAACGGACACACCCAGCTCGACGCGCAGCGTCAGCAGGTCGTCTCCGAACTGCGCGGTGACCTCGGAAAGATGTCGGTCGACCTGGCCGAGAAGCTCGTCGGAGCTTCGCTGCAGGACGACGTCAAGCAGGCCGGAACTGTTGACCGGTTCCTCGCCGAGCTCGACGACGCGGCAAGCGCCAAGTAATCCAGGCAGCGACGGTGAGGAACGTGGGACGGCGAGCGGGCATGGACATGCCCCTCGCGCCCACTGACCCGCCCAGCGGAGAAGAAGGAATGCAGATAGATGTACGCAGCGTCTAGCCGTGAAGCCCTCGAAGGGGCTCGCGTCGAGCTGGAGACCGCATTGCGCGGTTCGTCCGCACCGGCCACCGACTCGGTGACCGTCGGCGACGAACTGCTGTCGGTCGCCGAGACCGTCAACGACAATCGCTCGCTGCGCACCGCGCTGGCCGACTCGGCCACCGCTGCGGATGAGCGTGCGAAGATCGCCGACACCGTGCTGACCGGCAAGGTGTCCGATACCACGCGCGCTGTCGTCTCGTCGGCGGCCGCCCGAAATTGGTCGAGCGACGCCGACCTGCACCGCGCACTCCAGTCCCTCGGTATCGAGGCTCTGCTGTTCGCTGCCAAGGAGACCGGTCGCATCGACACCGTCGAGGAGGAACTCTTCCGCCTCGCACGGATCGTGAAGGGCGACAACGCCCTCGAACAGGCTCTGTCCGATCGCACTCGCAGCACCGCCGATCGCTTCGGACTGCTTCGCAAGCTGATCAACGGCAAGGTCGACACGGTCACCGAGAAGCTGGCCGTCTACGGCGTCAGTCGTACCGATGTCCAGCCGGGCGACGCGATCGACGAGCTCTCGCAGCTCGCCGCCGCAAGCAACGGCCGCAAGGTCGCTTATGTGACCAGTGCAGGGGAGCTCTCCGCAGATCAGCGCACCACGCTGTCGGCGAAGCTCGCCGCCATCTACGACGCGCCGGTCACCCTGCACGTCGACATCGATCCGGAACTCCTCGGTGGGGTCGTCGTCCGTGTGGGCGACGAGCGCATCGATGGCAGCCTGTCCGGCAAGATCGCAACGCTGCGCAGCGGCTTGCGCTAACCCATACGATTCCCAGATCACTTAGACAGCCAGGAGAAGCAGGAAAATGGCGGAGTTGACCATCTCCTCCGATGAAATTCGGAGCGCGATCGCAAGTTACACCCAGGAAGTGGGCAGCCAGGCCACTCGCGAAGAGGTGGGCACTGTCACCGACACCGGTGACGGCATCGCTCACGTCGCAGGCCTGCCCGGTGCCATGGCCAACGAGCTCCTCGAGTTCGAGGGCGGCATCCGCGGTGTGGCTCTGAACCTCGATCTCGACGAGGTCGGCGCCGTCATCCTCGGCGACTCGCAGAACATCGAAGAAGGCCAGGAAGTCAAGCGCACCGGCAACGTGCTGTCGGTTCCCGTCGGCGACAAGTTCCTCGGCCGCGTCATCGACCCGCTGGGCAGCCCGATCGACGGCCTCGGCGCCATCGAGTCCGAGGGCGACCGCGTCCTCGAGCTCCAGGCAGCCTCCGTCCTCGAGCGTCAGCCGGTCGAGGAGTCCCTGGCCACCGGTATCAAGGCCATCGACGCGATGACCGCGATCGGCCGCGGTCAGCGTCAGCTGATCATCGGCGACCGTAAGACCGGCAAGACCGCGGTCTGCATCGACGCGATCCTGAACCAGAAGGACAACTGGGCGACCGGCGACCCGGAGAAGCAGGTTCGCTGCATCTACGTCGCGATCGGCCAGAAGGGCTCGACCATCGCGGGCGTCAAGACCGCCCTCGAAGAGGCCGGCGCGATGGAGTACACCACCATCGTCGCAGCTCCCGCCTCCGACTCCGCCGGCTTCAAGTGGCTCGCACCGTACACCGGTTCGGCACTCGGCCAGCACTGGATGTACCAGGGCAAGCATGTCCTCATCGTGTTCGACGACCTGTCGAAGCAGGCTGAGGCCTACCGCGCCATCTCGCTGCTGCTGCGTCGCCCGCCGGGCCGCGAGGCGTACCCGGGTGACGTCTTCTACTTGCACTCGCGTCTGCTGGAGCGCTCGGCCAAGCTGTCCGACGCACTCGGCGGCGGTTCGATGACCGCGCTGCCGATCATCGAGACCAAGGCCAACGACGTCTCGGCGTTCATCCCGACCAACGTCATCTCGATCACCGACGGACAGGTCTTCCTGGAGTCGGACCTGTTCAACAAGGGTGTTCGACCCGCCATCAACGTCGGCATCTCGGTGTCTCGTGTCGGTGGCGCCGCCCAGACCAAGGGTCTCAAGGACGTCTCGGGTTCGCTGCGTCTGGAGCTCGCACAGTTCCGTGAGCTGGAAGCCTTCTCGGCCTTCGCCTCGGACCTGGACGCCGCTTCGAAGGCACAGCTCGAGCGTGGCGCCCGCTGGGTGGAGCTGCTGAAGCAGGACCAGTACAGCCCGGTGTCCGTGGAAGACCAGATCGTGTCGCTCTACCTCTGTGGTGAGGGCTTCATGGACTCGGTGCCCGTCGCCGACATCCGCCGCTTCGAGTCGGAGCTCCTGGCCGACTTGCACCACACGGCCGCAGGGGTCTACTCGAACATCGAGGGCGGCAAGAAGCTCTCGGGCGACGACAAGGCTGCTCTCGCGACCGCGACGGACAACTTCAAGGCAGGCTTCATCGCCACCGACGGCAGCCGTGTCGTCGAGGTCGAGGCCGATGCTCTGGCTGCCGAGGACGTCGAGTCCGAGACGATCCGAGTGACGAAGAAGCAGAAGTAAGATGGCCACTATTCGGGAGCTGCGCTCGCGGATCAGGTCGATTCAGTCGACCAAGAAGATCACGAAGGCGCAGGAGCTGATCGCGACCTCGCGTATCACCAAGGCACAGGCTCGCGTGGCTGCCGCGCGTCCCTACTCCGAGGAGATCACGCGGGTCGTCACGACGCTGGCCAGCGCGAGTTCGTCGCTGGACAGCCCGCTGTTGACTGCTCGCGAGACGCCCAAGCGGGCAGCTGTGCTGGTCGTGACCAGTGACAGCGGCCAGTGCGGCGGCTACAACTCGAACGTGCTCAAGGAGACCGAAGAGCTTCTGTCGCTGCTCCGCAGTGAGGGCAAGACGCCGGTCGTGTATGTGATGGGCCGCAAGGGCATCGGGTACTACACGTTCCGCGATCGTCCGATCGCAGCGAGCTGGTCGGGCTTCTCACAGCAGCCCGCATTCGCCGACAGCGCGGCAGCGGTTCACCACCTGGTGGACGCGTTCCTCGCCGGGTCGGACGAGTCGGTCGCGCTGCCACAGGGCGGCGAGATCGAGGGCTTCGACGAGCTGCACGTGGTCTACACGCGCTTCGTGTCGATGCTGACGCAGAAGCCGATCGTCCGCCGCATGGCGCCGATCGACATCGAGTTCGAGACCGAGCAGCTGCAGATGGGCGACGACCTGCTCGTCGACAACGGCAACGCACACGTCTCGGCCGAGGTCGAGTTCGAGCCGGAGGCCAAGGAACTGCTCGACGCGCTGCTTCCCAAGTACGTCGCGTCGCGCATCTTCGCGGCCCTGCTCGATGCCGCTGCATCGGAGAACGCCGCACGTCGTACTGCTATGAAGGCGGCCACCGACAACGCGAACGAGCTCGAGAAGAGCCTGTCCAGGCAGGCCAACGCGGCACGTCAGGCACAGATCACCCAGGAAATCAGCGAAATCGTCGGCGGCGTCGAGGCGCTGGCGAACTGATCGCGACAAGACAACCGAGGAAAGTGAAACAACAATGACTGCAGCAGTCACCGACTCGAACGCGGGTGCCGCTACGGCCACCGCGGGTCGTGTCGCCCGGGTGATCGGCCCCGTCGTCGACGTCGAGTTCCCGCGCGGCGCCATCCCCAAACTGTTCAACGCCCTGCACGCCGAGGTCACCCTCGCCGCTGTCGCCAAGACGCTGACCCTCGAGGTCGCACAGCATCTCGGTGACAACATGGTGCGCACCGTCTCGATGCAGCCGACCGACGGCCTGGTTCGCGGCGCTTCCGTCGTCGACACCGGCAAGCCGATCTCGGTTCCCGTCGGCGACGTCGTCAAGGGTCACGTCTTCAACGCACTGGGCGACTGCCTGGACGCGCCGGGCACCGGTCGCGACGGCGAGCAGTGGGGCATCCACCGCAAGCCCCCGGCCTTCGACCAGCTCGAGGGAAAGACGGAGATCCTCGAGACCGGCATCAAGGTCATCGACCTCCTGACCCCGTACGTCAAGGGCGGCAAGATCGGCCTGTTCGGTGGCGCCGGTGTCGGCAAGACCGTTCTGATCCAGGAGATGATCACCCGTATCGCTCGCGAGTTCTCCGGCACCTCGGTGTTCGCGGGCGTCGGCGAGCGTACCCGTGAGGGCACCGACCTCCACCTGGAAATGGAAGAGATGGGCGTCCTTCAGGACACCGCCCTCGTCTTCGGCCAGATGGATGAGCCCCCAGGGACGCGTATGCGCGTCGCTCTCTCGGCTCTGACCATGGCCGAGTACTTCCGCGACGTGCAGCAGCAGGACGTTCTGCTGTTCATCGACAACATCTTCCGTTTCACCCAGGCCGGTTCCGAGGTCTCGACCCTTCTCGGTCGTATGCCTTCGGCCGTCGGTTACCAGCCGACGCTGGCCGACGAGATGGGTGAGCTGCAGGAGCGCATCACGTCGACCAAGGGTCGCTCGATCACCTCGCTGCAGGCGATCTACGTTCCCGCCGACGATTACACCGACCCGGCTCCGGCGACCACGTTCGCGCACCTCGATGCGACGACCGAGCTCTCGCGCCCGATCTCACAGCTGGGCATCTACCCGGCCGTGGATCCGCTGACCTCGACCTCGCGCATCCTCGAGGCTTCGATCGTCGGTGACGAGCACTTCCGCGTCGCCAACGAGGTCAAGCGCATCCTGCAGAAGTACAAGGAACTGCAGGACATCATCGCGATCCTCGGTATGGACGAGCTCTCGGAAGAGGACAAGGTCACGGTCGCCCGCGCGCGTCGTATCCAGAAGTTCCTCGGCCAGAACTTCCTGGTCGCCGAGAAGTTCACCGGCCAGGTCGGCTCGGTCGTCCCGCTCGCCGAGACCATCGATGCGTTCGACCGCCTGTGCAAGGGCGAGTTCGATCACCTGCCGGAGCAGGCGTTCAACAGCTGTGGCGGACTCGACGACGTCCTCGCTGCCGCTGAGAAGATCGCCGGAAAGTAGTCGACCGCGATGTCTGACAAGACTTTCCGTCTCGACGTGGTCGCACCGGACGCCGCTCTCTACTCCGGAGAGGCGACGTTCGTCAGCGCACAGACCACCGTCGGTCAGATCGGCATCCTGGCCAACCACGAGCCGATGCTCGGCGAGCTCGCCGCAGGCGGCGCCGTGGTCCTCACGGAGGCGGACGGTGCTCGCAAGGCACTGGCCGTTCAGGGTGGGTTCCTGTCGGTCTCGGCCACCACGGTGACCGTGCTCGCAGAGTCCGCGCAGTTCTCCACTGACATCGATGTGGCCGCAGAGCGTGCCGTATTGGAGTCGGCGACCGAGGGCAGCGAAGCCTTCCTCACCGCGAAGTCTCGTATTCGCGCCGTGGAAGCCGTGAGCTGACACCGGTCAGAAAAGATGATGTGATCCACTGACGAAGAGCCGTCCTGCACTGCAGGGCGGCTCTTCGCGTACCTTCGATGACGACGAGGCGAGAGAAGGAGGCGTACATGCCACCGTGGTTGTGGATTCTCTGTCTGGTCGTGCTCGGCGGAGTCGCCGGCATGAGTCTGGTCGTGTACCGGCTCCGCCTGATGCGGTCGGCGGGAACGCCGATGCTGCTGCGCGAACTGCCGGCAGCCGCCGATTCAGGATGGCGTCACGGCGCCATCCACTACACAGACGATGCGCTCGTGTACTACCGGCTGTCTTCGTTGAGGCCCGGACCGACGCTGAGTCTGTCTCGTCGACGCATCGACGTCGTTGGGCGTCGCAGCCCGTCCGGCACCGAACTCGAGATCATGGACGACGACGTGGTGGTCGTCGAACTCGCAGTGGGACGCCGCGGCCAGGGCGGTCGCTACGAGATCGCGATGGCGCCAGAATTGGTGATGGCGTTCCAATCCTGGATCGAAGCGCGATCTCCCAAGCGAGCTCGCCGTCGCCCCGCCGCCTGATCGACTACCGCAGGCGATCTCCTCCGGGAACCCACTTGACGTCGCCGACTCCGGCGCGGACGTTGGCGACCCGTCCGAGAATGAACAGAAGGTCCGACAGCCGGTTGAGGTACTTGGCGGGGAGAACCGACGTGTCGTCCGGGTGGCCGTCAATGGCGGACCACGCCGAGCGCTCCGCTCGCCGCACAGTCACCCGAGCCTGATGAAGGTGCGCCGACAGGGGC
This genomic window from Gordonia sp. PDNC005 contains:
- a CDS encoding F0F1 ATP synthase subunit epsilon translates to MSDKTFRLDVVAPDAALYSGEATFVSAQTTVGQIGILANHEPMLGELAAGGAVVLTEADGARKALAVQGGFLSVSATTVTVLAESAQFSTDIDVAAERAVLESATEGSEAFLTAKSRIRAVEAVS
- a CDS encoding DUF2550 domain-containing protein produces the protein MPPWLWILCLVVLGGVAGMSLVVYRLRLMRSAGTPMLLRELPAAADSGWRHGAIHYTDDALVYYRLSSLRPGPTLSLSRRRIDVVGRRSPSGTELEIMDDDVVVVELAVGRRGQGGRYEIAMAPELVMAFQSWIEARSPKRARRRPAA
- a CDS encoding MraY family glycosyltransferase, with amino-acid sequence MNLLALDAGTGGAGVPLRELALVGLTAAGVTYLLTSLVRVFAVKAGAVAVPRERDVHVIPTPRLGGVGMYFGVVCAIGLAAQLPALNRGFAYTHDMLAVITAGLVIVLVGVIDDRWGLDALTKFVGQLTAAGVLVIMGVSWYLLYVPFGDIGTVVLDPLQAGLLTVAITVTTINAMNFIDGLDGLAAGLGLIAAAAICLFSLGLLHDQGGDVSYYPPALITTALAGACLGFLPHNFSPARIFMGDSGAMLIGLMLGAASTSASGRVARSAYGPADMFTLLSPLILIAAVMFIPLLDMVMAVIRRTRSGVGFYTPDKMHLHHRLLEIGHTQRRVALVIYLWVGLLAFAVAASTLVSPAVVGPVFVVGVVLALIATFAPRLHRRFAR
- the atpA gene encoding F0F1 ATP synthase subunit alpha codes for the protein MAELTISSDEIRSAIASYTQEVGSQATREEVGTVTDTGDGIAHVAGLPGAMANELLEFEGGIRGVALNLDLDEVGAVILGDSQNIEEGQEVKRTGNVLSVPVGDKFLGRVIDPLGSPIDGLGAIESEGDRVLELQAASVLERQPVEESLATGIKAIDAMTAIGRGQRQLIIGDRKTGKTAVCIDAILNQKDNWATGDPEKQVRCIYVAIGQKGSTIAGVKTALEEAGAMEYTTIVAAPASDSAGFKWLAPYTGSALGQHWMYQGKHVLIVFDDLSKQAEAYRAISLLLRRPPGREAYPGDVFYLHSRLLERSAKLSDALGGGSMTALPIIETKANDVSAFIPTNVISITDGQVFLESDLFNKGVRPAINVGISVSRVGGAAQTKGLKDVSGSLRLELAQFRELEAFSAFASDLDAASKAQLERGARWVELLKQDQYSPVSVEDQIVSLYLCGEGFMDSVPVADIRRFESELLADLHHTAAGVYSNIEGGKKLSGDDKAALATATDNFKAGFIATDGSRVVEVEADALAAEDVESETIRVTKKQK
- the atpD gene encoding F0F1 ATP synthase subunit beta; this translates as MTAAVTDSNAGAATATAGRVARVIGPVVDVEFPRGAIPKLFNALHAEVTLAAVAKTLTLEVAQHLGDNMVRTVSMQPTDGLVRGASVVDTGKPISVPVGDVVKGHVFNALGDCLDAPGTGRDGEQWGIHRKPPAFDQLEGKTEILETGIKVIDLLTPYVKGGKIGLFGGAGVGKTVLIQEMITRIAREFSGTSVFAGVGERTREGTDLHLEMEEMGVLQDTALVFGQMDEPPGTRMRVALSALTMAEYFRDVQQQDVLLFIDNIFRFTQAGSEVSTLLGRMPSAVGYQPTLADEMGELQERITSTKGRSITSLQAIYVPADDYTDPAPATTFAHLDATTELSRPISQLGIYPAVDPLTSTSRILEASIVGDEHFRVANEVKRILQKYKELQDIIAILGMDELSEEDKVTVARARRIQKFLGQNFLVAEKFTGQVGSVVPLAETIDAFDRLCKGEFDHLPEQAFNSCGGLDDVLAAAEKIAGK
- a CDS encoding serine hydroxymethyltransferase; protein product: MTGPLDAVDPQISELISREAARRAGSLQMLAAETIATPAVRAAMGSVLADKYAEGYPGRRYHGGSDVVDDVERLAVDRAHTLFGADYVNVQPLSWALANFAVYAAFAQPGDQVMSLSLRHGGHQSHGSRANLSGRWFSVVNYEVRHDTEQVDYDRIRDMALIHRPRILLAGGTAYSRTWDYAAMRTIADEAGCVLWVDGAHVMGLAAGGVIESPVPYADVVSVATNKVMRGPRGGLLLARGEHAEALSRAVYPFLQGAPAMHSIAAKAVAFGESSTETYRQYARDVAALASALADDFTARGLQVVSGGTDTHIGIVDVTPLGVTGREATRRLAASGIVVDKAITPFDRAAVSEGSAIRYGTAAVTAGGITPADAPAIADLMMIAMTSDDAAVHADVAASVARLGASE
- the atpB gene encoding F0F1 ATP synthase subunit A: MDRLMLIRVVVSVAVALGFLIAMRSPKIIPTGAQNVAESFLDWVRTNIAEEILGKENGRKFLPIIASIFFATIFLNLTSIIPFMNISSNARVGMPLVMALVAYITYCWVGIAKFGFFGFIKSSIVLPGVPLPIHFLLVPIEFLSTFILRPFTLTIRLMANMLAGHIMLALFFAATQYFIIDQSGIWTLAGIGGLIAAIGFTFFELLVIALQAYIFALLTAVYIDQSIHADSH
- a CDS encoding F0F1 ATP synthase subunit gamma — its product is MATIRELRSRIRSIQSTKKITKAQELIATSRITKAQARVAAARPYSEEITRVVTTLASASSSLDSPLLTARETPKRAAVLVVTSDSGQCGGYNSNVLKETEELLSLLRSEGKTPVVYVMGRKGIGYYTFRDRPIAASWSGFSQQPAFADSAAAVHHLVDAFLAGSDESVALPQGGEIEGFDELHVVYTRFVSMLTQKPIVRRMAPIDIEFETEQLQMGDDLLVDNGNAHVSAEVEFEPEAKELLDALLPKYVASRIFAALLDAAASENAARRTAMKAATDNANELEKSLSRQANAARQAQITQEISEIVGGVEALAN
- a CDS encoding F0F1 ATP synthase subunit delta, producing the protein MYAASSREALEGARVELETALRGSSAPATDSVTVGDELLSVAETVNDNRSLRTALADSATAADERAKIADTVLTGKVSDTTRAVVSSAAARNWSSDADLHRALQSLGIEALLFAAKETGRIDTVEEELFRLARIVKGDNALEQALSDRTRSTADRFGLLRKLINGKVDTVTEKLAVYGVSRTDVQPGDAIDELSQLAAASNGRKVAYVTSAGELSADQRTTLSAKLAAIYDAPVTLHVDIDPELLGGVVVRVGDERIDGSLSGKIATLRSGLR
- a CDS encoding F0F1 ATP synthase subunit B, with translation MITTSMILANEGETADAPNPLLPLWFDITWSLVAFAVVLFVFWKFVIPKYRQVLDERRDTIEGGIERAEAAQAEAAASLKAYREQLAGAREEAAGIREEARNQGTQIIADLKAQATAESDRIIANGHTQLDAQRQQVVSELRGDLGKMSVDLAEKLVGASLQDDVKQAGTVDRFLAELDDAASAK
- a CDS encoding ATP synthase F0 subunit C, producing the protein MSIAQTLAADSTITGAGFGAIGYGLAAIGPGIGVGIVAGKAIEGIARQPELAGQIRTTMFLGIALSEALALIGIVAGFIFG